The sequence below is a genomic window from Betaproteobacteria bacterium.
TCGAGGGTGAGGAAGAGGCAGATCTGGGGCTGCTGCTGGCCGTGCAGGACGTCGCGGTAGGCTTCGCGCAGGGCGTGGGCGAGAACCTTGTTTGCGTACGAAGCGGCCAGTGGCTCGACGAAGAGGTACTGTCCGTCCTTTGGCCTCGGAGGCGCGGTGGAGCCCATGACCGTGCCGACGAGGGCCAGGGGCATCGCCGGCTCCGGGCTGCAAGCGGCGCCCTTGCCGCGCCGGG
It includes:
- the mutL gene encoding DNA mismatch repair protein MutL (This protein is involved in the repair of mismatches in DNA. It is required for dam-dependent methyl-directed DNA mismatch repair. Promotes the formation of a stable complex between two or more DNA-binding proteins in an ATP-dependent manner without itself being part of a final effector complex), whose amino-acid sequence is MPLALVGTVMGSTAPPRPKDGQYLFVEPLAASYANKVLAHALREAYRDVLHGQQQPQICLFLTL